In a genomic window of Corvus moneduloides isolate bCorMon1 chromosome 17, bCorMon1.pri, whole genome shotgun sequence:
- the LOC116452632 gene encoding perilipin-3-like, protein MASAMPDKEEVVQSPPETEEEVVKELANLSLVSSACDVVSAAYASTKESHPYLRSVCDAAEKGVQSVTEATASCVQPVLATLEPHVAAASEYASKGLEKLGEKLPLFQKPVEQILSDTKELMSSRVADVKDAVSSKVLEVMDVTKEALQSSMGDARPTVPSTAGVVLEPGVGHTGVCGAEAVLGRAEGGSLPIGNDELAQLAVCEEGTDVAPLEQQREQRRYFVRLGSLSEELRLFAHLHSTARMKQAWQGMQGALAQLHCIIELIEAFKQGFDQKLQEGQEKLHQMWLDWSRKYLKESGDESPTEPEEMESLTLLMACRITQQLHLTCCGVVAAIQGLPCSLQDKVKQALSAIQELHAAFSVAKSFQDLSSSVLSQRKLAVIQEYMEELLDYLKHNTPLSWLVGPFSPREEEEPCQEDRSSQKGAEAAGAGHLETSSTPM, encoded by the exons ATGGCCTCTGCTATGCCTGACAAGGAGGAGGTTGTCCAGAGCCCCCCAGAGACGGAGGAGGAGGTAG TGAAGGAGTTGGCCAATCTGAGCCTGGTGAGCTCTGCCTGTGATGTGGTTTCTGCTGCTTATGCCTCCACCAAGGAGAGCCACCCCTACCTGAGGTCTGTGTGtgatgctgcagagaaaggagtgCAGAGTGTGACCGAGGCCACGGCCAGCTGTGTGCAGCCAGTGCTAGCCACCCTGGAGCCCCACG TTGCTGCAGCGAGTGAGTATGCTTCCAAGGGTTTGGAGAAACTGGGGGAGAAGCTGCCACTCTTTCAAAAGCCAGTGGAACAG atTCTCTCTGACACGAAGGAGCTGATGTCATCCAGAGTGGCTGATGTGAAGGATGCTGTGAGCAGCAAAGTGCTGGAGGTGATGGATGTTACCAaggaggctctgcagagcagcatggGGGATGCCAGACCCACggtgcccagcactgctggggtggTTCTGGAGCCTGGAGTGGGACACACAGGTGTCTGtggagcagaggctgtgctggggagagcAGAAGGTGGCTCTCTCCCTATTGGAAATGATGAACTAG cccagctggcagtGTGTGAGGAGGGCACAGACGTGGcacccctggagcagcagcggGAGCAGAGGAGGTACTTTGTGCGCCTGGGCTCTCTCTCGGAGGAGCTTCGCCTCTTTGCCCACCTGCACTCCACAGCCAGGATGAAGCAGGCTTGGCAGGGCATGCAgggggccctggcacagctccactgCATCATCGAGCTG ATTGAGGCGTTTAAGCAAGGATTTGATCAAAAGCTtcaggaggggcaggagaaaCTACACCAGATGTGGCTGGACTGGAGTAGGAAGTACCTCAAAGAGAGTGGAGATGAAAGCCCTACAGAGCCAGAG GAGATGGAGTCTCTGACCCTGCTCATGGCATGCAGGATCACCCAGCAGCTGCACCTCACCTGCTGTGGGGTGGTGGCTGCCATCCAGGgccttccctgcagcctgcaggaCAAGGTGAAACAGGCTCTCAGTGCCATCCAGGAGCTGCATGCTGCTTTCTCAGTGGCAAAATCCTTCCAGGATTTGTCCAGCAGTGTCTTGAGCCAGAGGAAGCTGGCTGTGATCCAGGAGTAcatggaggagctgctggattACCTGAAGCACAACACTCCTCTGTCCTGGCTGGTGGGACCCTTCTCccccagggaggaggaggaacccTGCCAGGAGGATCGATCCTCCCAGaagggggcagaggcagcaggagctgggcatcTGGAAACCTCCAGCACCCCCATGTAA